A window from Azoarcus sp. DD4 encodes these proteins:
- a CDS encoding OST-HTH/LOTUS domain-containing protein encodes MKAIVAHHEISGPAHSLEAIRTARIEDAATKTLGTLVGQLFGSYVVTDGNGGKERDNDLPGDVISFRTRVQLSLSAQDYAKTQADLKDLVSLRNTLVHHFIDQHDLWTVDGCRAAQDELGSAYTRIDQHFEQLRGWAEHMDQARRLAAEFVQSDVFQDLVVNGIAPDGTVDWPAAGIVRALREAAAQLAVEGWTPIAAAGRWIADQHPEQLPAKYGCSSWRQVVHECRLFELRYREVEGQRAAWYRPREA; translated from the coding sequence ATGAAAGCCATCGTGGCGCACCACGAGATTTCAGGCCCGGCGCATTCGCTGGAGGCCATTCGCACAGCGCGGATCGAAGATGCCGCGACCAAGACCCTGGGCACGTTGGTCGGACAACTGTTTGGTTCGTATGTGGTCACCGATGGAAATGGTGGCAAGGAACGCGACAACGATCTTCCCGGCGACGTGATTTCCTTTCGCACGCGCGTGCAACTGAGCCTGTCTGCGCAGGACTACGCCAAAACCCAGGCCGACCTCAAAGACCTGGTATCGCTGCGCAACACCCTGGTGCACCACTTCATCGACCAGCACGATCTATGGACCGTGGACGGGTGTCGCGCTGCACAGGACGAACTCGGTTCCGCCTACACGCGCATCGATCAACACTTTGAGCAGCTGCGCGGCTGGGCCGAGCACATGGATCAGGCGCGGCGCCTGGCAGCGGAGTTCGTCCAGTCGGATGTGTTCCAAGACCTGGTGGTCAATGGCATCGCGCCGGACGGCACGGTGGACTGGCCGGCCGCCGGCATCGTTCGCGCGCTGCGCGAGGCCGCCGCGCAGTTGGCCGTCGAGGGCTGGACACCCATTGCCGCCGCTGGCCGCTGGATCGCGGACCAGCATCCCGAGCAGCTTCCAGCCAAGTACGGCTGCAGCAGTTGGCGGCAGGTGGTGCACGAGTGCCGCCTGTTCGAGCTTCGCTACCGTGAGGTGGAGGGGCAACGGGCCGCCTGGTACAGACCTCGCGAGGCATAG